The sequence GTGCCGCCACCCTGGAATATCAATTCACCACCACATCCTCTGGCCCCGTCCAGCTCACGGTGTGGTTGCTGCCCACTTTCCCTCTCCATGATTCCGGCCACCTGCGCCTCAATGTCGCTCTCAATGATCACAAACCGATCCTGATCGAAATCGAGCGCAGCATCGGTGATGATGATTGGAAGCACGCTGTACTCAACGCCACCGTCACCGCCACGTTCCACCTTGGAACCCTCGATTCAGGCACACACGTGCTGCGCTTGATCCAGCTCGACCCCGGGGTTGTCGTGGATAAACTTTCCCTGCACTTCAACGATCTGCCACCGAGCTACCTCGGCCCCAGGGAAACCCGTGACAAGCGGTGATACCCCTCAAACGGTTTCGAGTGAAATCGGCTCGACAACCATGACAGCCGACCTTGCCGTCTGAAAATCGGGACGGCGGATCTTGCCGCCCGAGGATGCAATCCACGCGTTGGCGAGCAGGCAGAATACCGACATGATCAGGACCACCCACGCCAGCTTGCCAAACCATAGCGGTTTGAACTTGAGCGAGAGCAGTGCCAGTGCACTGAGGATCAGGAGCAGGTAGGTCAGCTTGGCCCCTTTTTCCGCAGCATCGTAATGCTGTTGGCCGTAGTCCAGTCCGGCCTCTGTGAGCGTGGAACGAATCACGTCCTCGTCCTGATAGCGCTCCAATGCAGCCTCACCCGACCCCATCACGAAGGGGATGCTCAGACTGCTGAGCAGCACCACAACGAGTCCGGCAATTTGTGTGCGCCGTTCCCCGGTCCACAGTCCGATCAGCAATACAAGGGTTGCGATGAAAAGGCCGTGAATGGGAAAGTGATTGATGAGCAGGTGCAGGTGTTCTGGTTGCATGGGGCGTAAGCGTTGAATATTCGATTGTGCGAACTGATCGGTCCGTGACTTCAGAGGATCGATTCGCGCGACTCTGTAAAGCTCCCGATCACCACAAAGATTGCAACCGGAGAAGCCATTTGACTGAGAAGACCTTCACTGACAGCCGATGCGAAGATGTCAGGCACTTGCGTTTTGCACGAGCCGCCGAGTCGAAATTTTCACAAATTCCGCTACTGGGAAACGAGAGGGGTTCCGGCAGATCTGGCAAGCACTTGCCTCAAGCTCTCGCAATCCGCACTCGGATTCAGCGCACTTTCCAGTCGCGCCGGGAGTAGTAGGCCTGCCAGACTCCATCGGTTTCCTGGCGGATACGCTCGACCTGCTCCAGCTGAAGGCGGGTGGTCCAGACCTCCCGCATCGCGCGGGCGTTGCGCGCCTTGAATCCGGGATCATCACTCTCAGCGGGTTTGTCCTCGCCCGACATCTCAAGTATGCCAGTTTTTACAGCATCACTCCATCGCAGGTTCAACTTGCGATACAAGCGTCTGAATTCGGGGACCGGGCGCCTGGCGAGGTCTTCATAACGCAGCAGGATCCATTTGCGCCGCTTGGGTTCGATTCCAAGGATCCATCCGTAGATCACCTTCCACAACAGACAGGCTTGCAGAATGGGTTCCTGACGTTGATGGGCGAAGTGTTCGATCTGTGCCCGGATTTCAGGGGCAAAACTGTCCATCAGCACGGGCTGGGAGGTGAAATAGCCAAAGTGAAACTCCCACTGCCACTTGATCAGGCTGCTGACAAATCCCGCCGGGTGGCGCACCATGCACACCACCTGCGCACCATACTCATCCTGAATCCACGGAGCCGAAAAAATCGCAATCGGATCCTTCAGCAACAAGCGTTCCTTCGGTTGTGGACTGAGAAAATCCAAATAGCGCTGTCGCAATTGCTCTGCATCCTCATCCCGCGCATGCGCAAACATGTTTTGCAGGCGGTAGCCGGAAAGCGCCGGATTCGTCTCCCGGTTGAAGGGTTCCTGCACGTAGCGCACACCATCCGCCATCGCCAGCACTCTTCCAACCCAGGTGGTGCCAGAGCGATGCGAACCTGTAACCAAAATGGAATGCCGCAACTCCATGCGGTGCATTCTGGGGGAATTCTCGGAAAACCAAAAGCAAAACCCGCTGCAACCTGAAGCCATCACCGGATTTCCAAAAAATTTCATGCCCGGCCTGCAATTCAAGGAGAAACAGATATGATTCCTTCAACATCACTTCAGTCTCCGATCCATCGCACGCCCTTCCGTGCATGGCTCGGTACACCCTCCCCATGGAAACTCCCATTCGTGCCCTCTTTGTTGACGACGATACCAGCCTGCTCAACGGCCTGCGTAGGGCCCTGTACCGCAAGGCGAGGGAATGGGATCTTCAGTTTGTCGATAGTGGTCAGGCTGCACTTGAGCGCATGGAGCAGCAACCCTTTGAGGTCATCATTTCAGACATGCGAATGCCGAACATGAATGGAGTCGAGCTGCTGAAGATTGTGCGAGAGCGCTTCCCCGAAACAGTGCGCTTTGTACTTTCGGGGTATTCGGATCGTCAGATGATTCTGGACTCGATTGGATTGAGTCATCAGTTTTTCGCAAAACCCTGCGACCCTGAACACCTCATCCACGCGATTTTTCTTTCCACTTCCCTCTACCGGCATCTGGGAAATCCGACCACGCAGCGCATCATTTCCACCATCACGGATTTACCCACACCTCCCCCGATCTATCATGAAATGACCCGGGAACTCAGCAAACCCGAACCCTCCCTCGAGCAGCTCACCGGACTCATCATGAAGGATGCTGCCCTCAGTGCACGTGTCCTGCAAATGGTCAACTCAGCCTTTTTTGGAATCGGCCGCGAAGTTTCAAGCATTGAACAGGCTACCCTCTTCCTCGGAGTGGAGAACCTGCGCTCACTCGTGCTGATCCTCAGCATTTCCAACGACGCATTCAAGAGCCTCAAATCCGCGTTTGATCTCGATCTCTACACACAGCACTCCATTGAGGTCGGGGCAACCGCGCAGCACATTGCGAAAGACCTTGGGTGGGGACGTGCGCAGACACAGGTTGCCTTTACCGCAGGGCTTCTTCATGATGTAGGAAAACTGTTGATGGCCACCCATTTCCAGGAGCGATACTGTGATTGCGACACCTTCTCCCTGCGTGTACCCTGCACCGCACATACACAGGAATGCGAGGACACCTGCTTTGGAACCAATCACGCACTCATGGGAGCATCACTACTTGCGCTTTGGGGCATCCCTCCCAATGTCATTAACGCGATTACCTTCCACCACAAACCACAGGACGATATCGTCGAGGGTATCTCCCTTTCCACGGTCGTGCATGTCGCCAACGCTATTGTCTATCTCCGAAAAATCCCGCAAGGCAAAAAATCGACTTCCTCTGATGCCCTGCTCAATCAGAACCACCTTCACTCGCTCGGGATCAGTGATCAGATCCATAAATGGATTGATCTCCGACCATCGAATTAATGCATCCATTCCATCACCATGAATATCAAAGCCCGCATCCTCTGCGTCGATGATGAATCTCATGTTCTCGACAGCTTTCGCCGCATTCTTCGTCGCGATTTTGATCTCAACACTGCAACTTCGGGAACCGATGGCCTGCTGCTGATGGAGCAGAATGGCCCCTATGCCGTCGTGGTTTCCGATTTCAAAATGCCGGGAATGGATGGGGTGCAGTTTCTGACCAAAGCAGCCGAAATCGCTCCCGACACCGTGCGCATCATGCTCACGGGTCAGGCGGACGAAATGACCGCTGCACGCGCCATCAATGACGGGCGCATCTTTCGTTTTCTGAACAAGCCCATAACGAGTTCAGAATTCCTGCGTTGCCTGCAGGACGGCATCCGTCAGTACCGTTTGATTTCCGCAGAAAAGGAAGTGCTCGAACAGACTCTCAAGGGAAGCATTGAAGTCATGACCGAAATGCTTTCGCTCACCAACCCGCTCGCCTTCAGCCGCGCTACGCACATCCAGCGCAAATGTCGCCAGCTCGGTGAGGCATTTGGTCTGGCAAATCTCTGGCGGCTCGAAGTCGCCGCAATGCTCTCGCACCTCGGCTATGTGGCAATCCCTCCGATGGTATTGGAAAAACGCTCGAGCGGACGCCAACTCACTCCACAGGAGTTCCAGATGTTTGAGGATGTGCCCGGGATCACACAAGCGCTGATTGCTCACATTCCACGGCTCGAACCCATCGCAACCATCATTAAGAGTGCCTTTGGAGGAACTCCGTTCTCGACCATCCCCATGAACGATGAAACTGCAGTCGCCACGGCGATCCTGCGTGCCGTGGTGCATCTCGACGAATGGCTGGATAAAGGATACGGACGCAGCGAGGCCTTTGGCAAACTGCACTCCAACAGTGATTTTTATAACATCTCCGTACTCGAACAGCTCAAACACCTCAGGGATGAGCAGCCTAGCACAAGGACTCGGCGCCTCAACATCGACCAGCTGCGGGTGGGCATGGTGCTCAACGAGGCCATTCGCACCGAGGATGGTCTCACCGTCGCACCCGCTGGTTTTCGCGTCAACGACCTCATTCGGCAGTTGCTCAAGAATCTCAAGCTTCAGAACGCCATCCCCGAAATGGTCGATGTGCTCATCGAGGACAAAGGGAATTGAGAAACGCTGAATCGCGACAACTCGGGGTTGCAGAGAGGCGGGTATCTGCCCCACCCTTCGCATCGCATGATTGAAGTCATGCGACCACGGAAATTGGGCCAACGACCTCGCTTCCTCAAGGGGAGGTTCAACTGATCGTTTGACATATCCAAGACGGCGATTCTACTTTTTATCATTACGTAACGCTTTTTAATGAACCGCATTCAAATACTTACAGCCCTGCGCTGCTTGGGAGAGAAAGCGAATGCCGCAGACCCATTGGCACCTACCAGGGGGATATGGAAGACCTGAGATTTTTGATCCACAAAATGCAGATTCGAAGCCTTGATGAGATCCAGGAAGCCCTCGACGCCTACTACCCCAATGAGGTCATCCAGGCCAAAAACATTCCCCTGCTGCAATCTCTGATTGATTCGCAAGATGAATGAAAACTGGAAAAGACCCCACACGGCTTCAGAAGTCGTGCAAGGGGTGCTCGACGCTGAAACTTTCGGACGCAATGTCAGGGATTGGCAACACGAACTCCGAAAGGTCCCCCATAAAAACGAATGGTGCAGGCGGGTTGAAAGTGCTCCTCAACTGCTCGAACCCATACTCCACGATGCGGGTCAGTGCGACGCATACCTCGCAGCCTACGTCGAATGGCTTTGCCACCGTGTTGGTATTGAAGCCCCGGATTGGGTGAACGAACCGGAGCGGTTCGCACAACGCCCGTGGTTCGATCTGCCCGACCTGTGGCAGGATTCCTTTGTCCAGGCACCCGGAAGTTTCCGGGTGCGAGGTGTTTTTACCATCCCGGAAAACGTCATCCACCTCCGCCCCGGCCGTGCACCAGTTTCGGCAGAACATAAGCTTGCCATGAACGCGCTGCGCCAAAAGCGCCACCGGGAACGAGTGAAGGAGAAACTGGAACGACTGAAAGATCTAGAATCAACCAGCCGCTAACTGAAAAGCGCACACACGAATGCCCCGATGTATGGATTGATGGGTCGGGAAAGAAGTGAACTTCGGACAGTAAATCAGTTATCCCTATAGTAACTTTTCGCTACGTCGGCCTCGGACTGACGCAACCCCTTGTTTCGTCGCATGTTTTCACTGAGAAGACAGAAGGGTAACGATTTCAAAAACCGCTACCCTTCTGCTCAAAATTTCCGAACCTCAATCGAAGGCTCCACTTTTCATCGGTGCAAACCCATGAGTTCGCCATCGAACACTCACCTCATCCATACTCCGAACGGCTCGGCTGCCGCCGAAGCGGGTGGGTGGTGATGCAGCCAATCTGGGGATTGTTTAAATTCTTTTTGGCATCCGCATATCCTGGGTACACGCGCAATGCCTCCATCCAACAAGCATTTGCCTCAGCAATCCTGCCCATTCTTGCAAATACGACACCCCGGTTGTTGAGCACCTCGGCACTGCCTTTGAGGCACGCTGCTCGTCCCAATTCCGCTTCAGCCTCATCATCCCGTCCCCCGAGCAGTGCAAGGCAAGTACCACGCTGGAACGCGCGTCGCCAACCTTCACAGAGCGGAACTGGTCCATTCGGCTCGAGCACTTCATCCGGGTCTGCATCGACAGGTGAAGCCTCATCCAGGAAGCGCAACGCTACCTGCATTTCCCCACGAAACACCGCCATGGACACGAGCACCCACGCAGCCACACGTTCCGGTTGCCCAGCTTGCACACACAAGCCACGCACCGCTTCATAGTCATGCTTTTTCAGGGCGTTGGCCAGGGACGCACGCTGGCGCATCAGGTTGCGTGAAACGCTGTTGGGATACGCAACCATGCGATATCCCACCTTATCTCCAAAGGCAAAGCTCGCTCCGCGAGCAATGGCTCGAAGCAAGATATCAAAACTCTCTGCACCAAAGGTCTCCGAATCGTAGCCACCCGCTTCACGAAATGCTGCCACACGAAATCCCAACTGCGAATCCCCCGGCAGGTAATTGCGTTCAAACAAACGGGCCGGATTGGACTCCATTCTCACAAATACGGGAACCTCAAGCCGTCGCAAGAGACTTCCGCTTTCACCATCCACCAGATCAATCGCCTCGCTGTAGACGTCCGCTCCGTTCTCCAGTGCCTCAACTATGCGGTTCGCACGTCCCGAAATCCATTCATCATCGGCATCAAGCCACGCCGCATACTCGGTATCACACGCATCCAAGCCCATCTGCCGCGCTTGCGGGATGCCTCCTGGCGAGACTGTGCTCACCACCTGCAATCGCCCTTCCGACAACGCAAGCGCACGTGAAACTGTAGAATCCCGGCACCCGTCATCAACCAACAACAGTCGACATTGCGTTTCACGCAGCACCGTAGCGACTGCACGCTCAATGGTGGATTCCGCATCACGGGCACAGATGATGATAGTGAGGTTCATGGATGTCGGGATTCAACCCATGGTAAGTTTCGCGCCGTGATGGAAGGCATGCTGAAAGCACGGAATTTCTGATAAAAAACCCAACCTTCACCCGATTTTTCCAAGTAATCCAAGGCATTGCAGACAGTGATACAGAAACCATCCGTCACTTCAGATTTCACCTGCAATTCAGTGGGGCAATTCCACTGAATCAGATTACCAGTCCTTTGCAGGAACTTGAACGAATGGTTCCCGTGCCAATGAATCCAATCCTGGACAAGTCTCGTGCACATAAAAGCTGTCAAACTCGACATTTCGAACAAACACATATCCGTTTCCAAAAAGAATATTGTTCAACTCCGGAACCGGTCTTTCTATCGTGAGAGCTAGAAATCGATATCTTGCGAATGGAAAGGAACGCATGATGCGAGTCTCTGCACCTTCAATATCAAGACTGAGGTAATCGATCACCTCAGGAGCACCACATTCATCCAGAATCGATGCAAGTGTTCGAGTTCTCAGACGAACCACATGCTGTTTTTCCTCCCATTGCCTGATGAGATCTTGACGAAACACCGCATTATTATCGGTGTCCGGTGCCACAATTCCACCGAGTTCTCCGTTCGGCAAAAAGTCTACCAGTCTTTCGCATTCATCCACACATGCTTGCACACACTTGCAAGTACGATTTTGTGTCAGTTTCTCAAAATAACTCTGATTTGCCTCTACGGCTATGCCGTTCCAGCCCAAGTCTCTTTCGAGCGTAAGCGTGTTGCTGTTGGTAATACCATCTGATGCAGCGACATCCACAAAATAACCATCCCTGCGAAAACCAAAAACTTCCTCAATCACCCATTGATCCTGCTTTTTCTGTCCGTAATAATTCATGATTTATTGCCTGTGCCGGCTCTGCGTTGTTCCAAAACACCATGTCACGATTTCGGCGTCGATTCGTCTACGATTTTCATGAGTCTGGTTCTCAACCATTGCGTAAACGGTTCGAGTGAAAATTCGCCTGCAGAGAGCCGCCGCGCTTGAATTCCCGCTTGGGTTCGCCATTCATGATCTTCGATCAATTGCTTCAGCTTGTGAGCGACCTGAGTAGGGGTGGACCC comes from Puniceicoccaceae bacterium and encodes:
- a CDS encoding sulfotransferase, which translates into the protein MELRHSILVTGSHRSGTTWVGRVLAMADGVRYVQEPFNRETNPALSGYRLQNMFAHARDEDAEQLRQRYLDFLSPQPKERLLLKDPIAIFSAPWIQDEYGAQVVCMVRHPAGFVSSLIKWQWEFHFGYFTSQPVLMDSFAPEIRAQIEHFAHQRQEPILQACLLWKVIYGWILGIEPKRRKWILLRYEDLARRPVPEFRRLYRKLNLRWSDAVKTGILEMSGEDKPAESDDPGFKARNARAMREVWTTRLQLEQVERIRQETDGVWQAYYSRRDWKVR
- a CDS encoding response regulator, with protein sequence METPIRALFVDDDTSLLNGLRRALYRKAREWDLQFVDSGQAALERMEQQPFEVIISDMRMPNMNGVELLKIVRERFPETVRFVLSGYSDRQMILDSIGLSHQFFAKPCDPEHLIHAIFLSTSLYRHLGNPTTQRIISTITDLPTPPPIYHEMTRELSKPEPSLEQLTGLIMKDAALSARVLQMVNSAFFGIGREVSSIEQATLFLGVENLRSLVLILSISNDAFKSLKSAFDLDLYTQHSIEVGATAQHIAKDLGWGRAQTQVAFTAGLLHDVGKLLMATHFQERYCDCDTFSLRVPCTAHTQECEDTCFGTNHALMGASLLALWGIPPNVINAITFHHKPQDDIVEGISLSTVVHVANAIVYLRKIPQGKKSTSSDALLNQNHLHSLGISDQIHKWIDLRPSN
- a CDS encoding HD domain-containing phosphohydrolase, translated to MNIKARILCVDDESHVLDSFRRILRRDFDLNTATSGTDGLLLMEQNGPYAVVVSDFKMPGMDGVQFLTKAAEIAPDTVRIMLTGQADEMTAARAINDGRIFRFLNKPITSSEFLRCLQDGIRQYRLISAEKEVLEQTLKGSIEVMTEMLSLTNPLAFSRATHIQRKCRQLGEAFGLANLWRLEVAAMLSHLGYVAIPPMVLEKRSSGRQLTPQEFQMFEDVPGITQALIAHIPRLEPIATIIKSAFGGTPFSTIPMNDETAVATAILRAVVHLDEWLDKGYGRSEAFGKLHSNSDFYNISVLEQLKHLRDEQPSTRTRRLNIDQLRVGMVLNEAIRTEDGLTVAPAGFRVNDLIRQLLKNLKLQNAIPEMVDVLIEDKGN
- a CDS encoding glycosyltransferase, producing the protein MNLTIIICARDAESTIERAVATVLRETQCRLLLVDDGCRDSTVSRALALSEGRLQVVSTVSPGGIPQARQMGLDACDTEYAAWLDADDEWISGRANRIVEALENGADVYSEAIDLVDGESGSLLRRLEVPVFVRMESNPARLFERNYLPGDSQLGFRVAAFREAGGYDSETFGAESFDILLRAIARGASFAFGDKVGYRMVAYPNSVSRNLMRQRASLANALKKHDYEAVRGLCVQAGQPERVAAWVLVSMAVFRGEMQVALRFLDEASPVDADPDEVLEPNGPVPLCEGWRRAFQRGTCLALLGGRDDEAEAELGRAACLKGSAEVLNNRGVVFARMGRIAEANACWMEALRVYPGYADAKKNLNNPQIGCITTHPLRRQPSRSEYG
- a CDS encoding FkbM family methyltransferase, translating into MNYYGQKKQDQWVIEEVFGFRRDGYFVDVAASDGITNSNTLTLERDLGWNGIAVEANQSYFEKLTQNRTCKCVQACVDECERLVDFLPNGELGGIVAPDTDNNAVFRQDLIRQWEEKQHVVRLRTRTLASILDECGAPEVIDYLSLDIEGAETRIMRSFPFARYRFLALTIERPVPELNNILFGNGYVFVRNVEFDSFYVHETCPGLDSLAREPFVQVPAKDW